In the Ranitomeya imitator isolate aRanImi1 unplaced genomic scaffold, aRanImi1.pri SCAFFOLD_1628, whole genome shotgun sequence genome, one interval contains:
- the LOC138654433 gene encoding serine protease inhibitor A3K-like has translation MDNSKKKNITSDDENNTIFLKIFENLDNHENAVLGRNCLLNVLKMLALGAEGETLKKLNQHENVKNALLQQQQQQITKEEEEPFEEKSALFLVSEPEINHVGEKFKNAVEKIIQNFKIIKKPSTEQEIEAIEDFIDKATYLSLSEYYKYIICSKTLMTGLWKAEFLEKNTRDGTFFLSENKKIEVPMLNRDLTTIKTINNHKFGDLQCNIYRFPYKNPPGHYSMFVILPDKISTAKELNENIIPNMSNVIKNMNENGRNEVYFNIYMPKFKFKKQYNLDETMKKIPELNFLFERGSNYHGMFEENCDIGKGMENVHLENIVEINNDEKGTTIEAEAYCCMVDGCGNYIDLNRPFVFCICNENTNEILYVGILTNPLG, from the coding sequence ATGGATAACTCTAAGAAGAAAAATATCACTAGTGACGATGAAAACAAtactatatttttaaaaatatttgaaaattTGGATAATCACGAAAATGCAGTGTTGGGTCGTAATTGTTTATTAAATGTATTGAAAATGTTAGCATTAGGAGCGGAGGGTGAAACTTTGAAAAAATTAAACCAacatgaaaatgtaaaaaatgcactgctacaacaacaacaacaacaaattacgaaagaagaagaagaaccatTCGAAGAAAAATCTGCACTATTTCTCGTTTCTGAACCAGAAATAAATCATGttggggaaaaatttaaaaatgccGTAGAGAAAATAATACAAAActttaaaattataaaaaaacccaGTACTGAACAAGAAATTGAAGCGATTGAAGATTTTATAGACAAAGCAACTTATTTGTCATTAAGTGAATATTATAAATATATTATTTGTTCTAAAACCTTGATGACGGGATTATGGAAAGCAGAGTTTTTAGAAAAAAATACTCGAGACGGAACATTTTTcctttcagaaaataaaaaaatagaagttCCCATGCTGAACCGTGATTTGACTACTATAAAAACGATAAATAATCATAAATTTGGAGATTTACAATGTAACATTTATCGGTTTCCATATAAAAATCCTCCTGGTCATTATTCCATGTTTGTAATTTTACCAGATAAAATATCTACTGCTAAAGAATTAAATGAAAATATTATTCCCAACATGAGTAATGTTATAAAGAATATGAACGAAAATGGACGAAATGAGGTATATTTCAATATTTATATGccaaaatttaaatttaaaaagcAATATAATTTGGATGAGACAATGAAAAAAATACCCGAATTGAATTTTTTATTCGAAAGGGGTTCGAATTATCACGGAATGTTTGAAGAAAATTGTGATATCGGTAAAGGGATGGAAAATGTACATTTAGAAAATATCGTAGAGATTAATAATGATGAAAAAGGAACGACAATTGAAGCTGAAGCGTATTGTTGTATGGTGGATGGGTGTGGTAATTATATTGATCTAAATAGACCATTTGTATTTTGTATATGTAATGAAAATACAAATGAAATTTTGTATGTAGGTATACTTACAAATCCTCTTGGATAA